ACCATGAACCATAGAAGCGTGAGAAGGCTGAATCTGATCTGGTGAAGTAGTTCCTACTGATAATAGCTTCATATCTTGCTTTTTGAAATTTTCATCAAAAAGTCCTTCAATAGCCTTCGCAGTAAGCTGTGCATTGGAATGGGTAGGGTTTCCTTCTTTATCTAAAGCGTAATATCTTGTTGTGATTTTATTATTTCTTAAAATAAGTGATCTGGCTTTAGAAGGTGCGTCATTGATAAGCCCAAGATATGTCTCCATTTCCTCATTAGATACCGGTTCATTGGGTAAATATTTTGAAGCTTTTGTTATAAATACGTCGTACATTCTATTTTAAATTAATTCCTTGTAAATATCTTTTTTGTTTTTGTCTTTTAAACCAAAATATAGGAGTTGTAAGTAGGTGTAATACCAAAACGACAGGTGAGATGATCCATATCGCTGCCATCAAATATACCTTAAAGAATTTTATCAGCAATGGGCGTTTCTCTTTTTTCTTTATAATCAGATTAGACCATACAGTGAAAATTTTATTCCCAACCTTTTCTACACGCACTAAAAACGGGCGAATTTCGATGGCACCATTTTTTACAAGATCCGGTTGTAAATTTTCCAGATCGTTGCTTTTAAAATGTCTTTCAATAATCTCGCCATATTTTACGGAACCTGTGATTTCTTCATCAGAAATTCCTGCTGCCGGAAGCATCCCGGATTTTTCTTTCTGGCCTGTGGTTAGCCAGCGAAGAATCGTCAGTACACTGGTATAATTGTCATGCCTATCTACCAATGCGATGTTTCCAACAAGTTTGGCTTTTAAATCTCTTAAGTATACTTTCAGTTTTTCCTGAGAGAGCATCCACATATTTCGGGTTCCGGAAATAGTGACTACAGGAGTGTCTTTAAGGATACGCTCTGCATAGCCACTCTTCAAAAATGAAATGATCGGAATAGAGGGGGTGAGATACCACACCTGATAGCCGAACAAAATAAGATCATACTTTTTGTTCAGTATTTCTTCTGAAGGGGGCACTATTTCTTTTGGAATTTGTAAATAAGATTCCGGAAAAGTGTTGAAAAAAACGTCACCAGGCCAAGGAAAAGGGAAATCTTCCTTTAGCTGAATATTATAATAAGTAATATCATATCC
This is a stretch of genomic DNA from Chryseobacterium tructae. It encodes these proteins:
- a CDS encoding dialkylrecorsinol condensing enzyme DarA, which encodes MKKNILVIYYSQTGQLEDIVRNIAKPFEAQKEGYDITYYNIQLKEDFPFPWPGDVFFNTFPESYLQIPKEIVPPSEEILNKKYDLILFGYQVWYLTPSIPIISFLKSGYAERILKDTPVVTISGTRNMWMLSQEKLKVYLRDLKAKLVGNIALVDRHDNYTSVLTILRWLTTGQKEKSGMLPAAGISDEEITGSVKYGEIIERHFKSNDLENLQPDLVKNGAIEIRPFLVRVEKVGNKIFTVWSNLIIKKKEKRPLLIKFFKVYLMAAIWIISPVVLVLHLLTTPIFWFKRQKQKRYLQGINLK